Proteins from a single region of Halorubrum sp. 2020YC2:
- a CDS encoding 30S ribosomal protein S24e, with protein sequence MDVDIISEEENPMLHRTDIRFETTHEEATPSRLSVRDSLAAKLDKDSEEVVVHELDTKFGMRKTIGYAKVYDSAADALDVEQDHMLERNKIGDEEPDAEEA encoded by the coding sequence ATGGACGTCGATATCATCTCCGAGGAGGAGAACCCGATGTTGCACCGCACGGACATCCGATTCGAGACGACCCACGAGGAGGCCACGCCTTCTCGACTGTCGGTCCGCGACTCGCTCGCGGCCAAGCTCGACAAGGACTCCGAGGAGGTCGTCGTCCACGAGCTGGACACGAAGTTCGGCATGCGCAAGACGATCGGCTACGCGAAGGTGTACGACTCGGCCGCCGACGCGTTAGACGTCGAGCAGGACCACATGCTCGAACGCAACAAGATCGGCGACGAAGAGCCGGACGCCGAGGAAGCCTAA
- a CDS encoding bifunctional N(6)-L-threonylcarbamoyladenine synthase/serine/threonine protein kinase, with translation MRVLGIEGTAWCASAALYDAETDAVLIESDAYEPESGGIHPREAAEHMSEAIPEVVDRVLTAAESEHGPDAVDAVAFSRGPGLGPCLRIVGTAARSLAGTLGVPLVGVNHMVAHLEIARHRSGFDNPVCLNASGANAHLLGYHDGRYRVLGETMDAGVGNAIDKFTRHVGWSHPGGPKVEAAAAEFAATAGDGDGEVDGRVPDADLLDLPYVVKGMDFSFSGISSAANDAADDGVPVEEICFSLQEHVFAMLAEVSERALSLTGADELVLGGGVGQNDRLREMLAAMCEARGADFHAPEPRFLRDNAGMIAVLGAKMAAAGDTVPVAESAVDPNFRPDQVPVTWRDGESVARGGAGGGPGTAERDPEADRRGAEATVTVDGADGDRRVTKRRVAKSYRHPELDRTLRRDRTVAEARLTSEARRAGVPTPLVYDVDLAAATLTLGHVGARDLAAALDERRTEAVGRHLARLHAAGIVHGDPTTRNVRVSADDGGTGGPSGGESGVPETYLIDFGLGYHTGHVEDHAMDLHVFEGSVRATATDPDPLISAFESGYESVGDAEVLDRLRDVADRGRYR, from the coding sequence ATGCGGGTTCTCGGCATCGAGGGTACCGCGTGGTGCGCGAGCGCCGCGCTGTACGACGCCGAGACCGACGCAGTTCTCATCGAATCCGACGCCTACGAGCCGGAGAGCGGCGGCATTCACCCGCGCGAGGCCGCCGAGCACATGTCGGAGGCGATCCCCGAGGTCGTCGACCGGGTGTTGACCGCGGCCGAGTCGGAACACGGTCCGGACGCGGTCGACGCCGTCGCCTTCTCTCGCGGTCCCGGACTCGGTCCCTGCCTCCGGATCGTCGGGACCGCGGCGCGGTCGCTCGCCGGGACGCTCGGCGTCCCGCTCGTCGGCGTCAATCACATGGTAGCGCACCTGGAGATCGCTCGCCACCGCTCCGGCTTCGATAATCCGGTGTGCCTGAACGCCTCGGGGGCGAACGCGCACCTGCTCGGCTACCACGACGGCCGGTACCGCGTCCTTGGCGAGACGATGGACGCGGGCGTGGGCAACGCGATCGACAAGTTCACTCGCCACGTCGGTTGGAGCCACCCCGGCGGCCCGAAGGTGGAGGCGGCGGCCGCGGAGTTCGCGGCGACCGCGGGCGACGGCGACGGTGAAGTTGACGGCAGGGTCCCCGACGCCGACCTCCTCGATCTCCCCTACGTCGTCAAGGGGATGGACTTCTCGTTTTCCGGGATCAGCTCGGCCGCCAACGACGCCGCGGACGACGGCGTTCCGGTCGAGGAGATCTGCTTTTCGCTCCAAGAGCACGTGTTCGCGATGCTGGCCGAGGTGTCGGAGCGCGCGCTATCGCTAACCGGCGCCGACGAACTCGTGTTGGGCGGCGGGGTCGGACAGAACGACCGCCTGCGGGAGATGCTGGCCGCGATGTGCGAGGCCCGCGGCGCGGACTTCCACGCGCCGGAGCCGCGCTTCCTCCGCGACAACGCGGGGATGATCGCCGTGTTGGGGGCGAAGATGGCGGCCGCGGGAGACACCGTCCCGGTCGCGGAGTCGGCGGTCGACCCGAACTTCCGGCCGGACCAAGTGCCGGTGACGTGGCGCGACGGGGAGTCGGTCGCCCGCGGAGGCGCGGGAGGCGGGCCGGGGACCGCGGAGCGCGACCCGGAGGCGGACCGTCGCGGCGCGGAGGCGACGGTGACGGTCGACGGGGCGGACGGCGACCGCCGGGTGACCAAGCGGCGCGTGGCGAAGTCGTACCGCCACCCGGAACTCGATCGGACGCTCAGGCGAGACCGGACCGTCGCGGAGGCCCGGCTGACGAGCGAGGCGCGGCGCGCCGGCGTGCCGACGCCGCTCGTGTACGACGTCGACCTCGCGGCGGCGACGCTGACGCTCGGGCACGTCGGCGCGCGCGACCTCGCGGCCGCCCTCGACGAGCGGCGGACGGAGGCGGTCGGTCGCCACCTCGCGCGGCTTCACGCCGCAGGGATCGTCCACGGCGACCCGACGACCCGGAACGTGCGGGTGTCGGCCGACGACGGCGGAACGGGGGGACCGAGCGGAGGGGAAAGCGGGGTCCCGGAGACGTACCTCATCGACTTCGGACTGGGCTATCACACCGGCCACGTCGAGGACCACGCGATGGACCTCCACGTGTTCGAGGGGTCGGTCCGCGCGACCGCGACCGATCCCGACCCGCTAATCTCAGCGTTCGAGTCGGGGTACGAGTCGGTCGGTGACGCCGAAGTGCTCGACCGGCTCCGGGACGTGGCCGACCGCGGTCGGTACCGCTGA
- a CDS encoding DUF5808 domain-containing protein has product MADKQSSGEILGIPYNFERPSLGRLLSSYWQPDKGMLVEKPFGIGYTLNLANWRSWVVLAVAGGLYYQQKQSVGTVSSDGSEEDAAEDGDGPVEVIVDDD; this is encoded by the coding sequence ATGGCAGACAAACAGTCGTCGGGAGAGATTCTCGGCATCCCGTACAACTTCGAGCGCCCGAGCCTCGGTCGGCTGCTCTCGTCGTACTGGCAGCCCGACAAGGGGATGCTCGTCGAGAAACCGTTCGGTATCGGCTACACCCTGAACCTCGCCAACTGGCGGTCGTGGGTCGTCCTCGCCGTCGCCGGCGGGCTGTACTACCAGCAGAAGCAGTCCGTCGGGACCGTGTCGTCCGACGGTTCCGAGGAAGACGCGGCGGAAGACGGCGACGGGCCCGTCGAAGTGATCGTCGACGACGACTGA
- a CDS encoding molybdopterin synthase — protein sequence MRPISIVGDGSPALARRLAARLDGRVAVVERDGDSDGRRGGDPDGPEPSDPAVDGGIVDDGVTEPARRPDADTEVALDAGGNWSGRGSVGGFDDLLDGLAPDHDYLLAIGESRLRVPAVLLGPDPDPEGVPGTVLATADAPDAVDLDRLVSDLDEAEPWITRETLVHRVEASADAERSGAIASFTGRVRARDGPDDDRTTHLAFEKYEGVAADRTAAIEEELADRDGVFDVRMHHRTGVIEAGEDIVFVVVLAGHRREAFRAVEDGIDRLKDEVPIFKKEATESETFWVHRRD from the coding sequence ATGCGACCGATATCGATCGTCGGTGACGGCTCCCCGGCGCTGGCCCGGCGGCTCGCGGCGCGGCTCGACGGCCGGGTCGCCGTCGTGGAGCGCGACGGCGACTCGGACGGGAGACGCGGGGGCGATCCGGACGGACCGGAACCGAGCGACCCGGCCGTCGACGGTGGGATCGTCGACGACGGAGTCACCGAGCCGGCGCGGCGCCCCGACGCCGACACCGAAGTCGCGCTCGACGCGGGCGGGAACTGGAGCGGCCGGGGGAGCGTCGGAGGGTTCGACGACCTGTTGGACGGGCTCGCGCCGGACCACGACTACCTGCTGGCGATCGGCGAGTCGAGGCTCCGCGTGCCCGCGGTCCTCCTCGGCCCGGACCCCGACCCGGAGGGCGTGCCCGGGACGGTCCTCGCGACCGCGGACGCCCCCGACGCGGTCGACCTCGACCGTCTCGTGAGCGACCTCGACGAGGCGGAGCCGTGGATCACCCGCGAGACGCTGGTGCACCGCGTCGAGGCGTCGGCGGACGCGGAGCGGTCGGGCGCGATAGCCTCGTTCACCGGGCGCGTGCGCGCCCGCGACGGCCCGGACGACGACCGGACGACGCACCTCGCGTTCGAGAAGTACGAGGGGGTCGCGGCGGACCGGACGGCCGCCATCGAAGAGGAGCTAGCGGACCGCGACGGCGTCTTCGACGTCCGGATGCACCACCGGACCGGCGTGATCGAGGCGGGGGAAGACATCGTCTTCGTCGTGGTCCTCGCCGGCCACCGTCGGGAGGCGTTCCGCGCGGTCGAAGACGGGATCGACCGGCTGAAAGACGAGGTGCCGATCTTCAAGAAGGAGGCGACGGAGTCGGAGACGTTCTGGGTCCACCGGCGTGACTGA
- the lysS gene encoding lysine--tRNA ligase, with protein sequence MSADDAPDDSVEPATDDAPDDSPHILSGGSALDEGGDADGEGAAEESTEAFHAFWADVVADEVEARDPDEPIVIKGGVSPSGVAHLGNFNEIMRGYFVAEVLRDRGREVRQVFTSDDRDPLRKVPRKLANADGEIVGLGEVDAGALGRNLGKPYTSIPDPFGEAESYAAHFAGLLKADADRLNVPVEMLSNTELYADGTFDDAVRTVLGDVGRVREVLSPYQDKVDDEYVPFNPVCAECGKVTETVTAIDLDAETVDYVCTDMDAGGNTIEGCGHEGTATFREGKLPWRLEWPAQWGVLGVDFEPFGKDHAEGSWPSGVDVSRNVFDAEPPVPMVYEWFTLDGEAFSSSEGNVVTVQELLELIEPEVLRYFFALHPKKARDLSVERLDQLVDRFDRFERAYFGEVDDPDLTAFAERAYPFVVGRPDDPPTEKPIRLPYTFAAVLGMVDDPEFRERLARDEGHIPDDADADAVDAALARVEQARNWAERTENEYDYRLQADLPAVEFDDDVAAALDDLADFVAAGHDGEEIQEAMYETARDHDVEVSDFFAAGYRLFFDDTQGPRLGEFLGELERDYVVDRLRREA encoded by the coding sequence ATGAGCGCGGACGACGCGCCCGACGACTCCGTCGAGCCGGCGACCGACGACGCCCCCGACGACTCCCCGCACATCCTCTCCGGGGGGTCCGCGCTCGACGAGGGGGGCGACGCCGACGGCGAGGGTGCCGCCGAGGAGTCCACAGAGGCGTTCCACGCCTTCTGGGCCGACGTCGTCGCGGACGAGGTCGAGGCGCGCGACCCCGACGAGCCGATCGTGATCAAGGGGGGCGTGTCTCCCTCGGGCGTCGCGCACCTCGGCAACTTCAACGAGATCATGCGCGGCTACTTCGTCGCGGAAGTGCTCCGCGACCGCGGCCGCGAGGTCCGGCAGGTGTTCACCTCCGACGACAGGGACCCGCTGCGGAAGGTCCCGCGCAAGCTGGCGAACGCGGACGGCGAGATCGTCGGCCTTGGCGAGGTGGACGCGGGCGCGCTCGGCCGCAACCTCGGGAAGCCGTACACGTCGATCCCGGACCCGTTCGGGGAGGCCGAGTCGTACGCGGCCCACTTCGCGGGCCTGCTGAAGGCCGACGCCGACCGCCTGAACGTCCCCGTCGAGATGCTCTCGAACACCGAGCTGTACGCCGACGGGACCTTCGACGACGCGGTCCGGACGGTCCTCGGGGACGTCGGGCGGGTCCGCGAGGTGCTCTCGCCGTACCAGGACAAGGTCGACGACGAGTACGTCCCCTTCAACCCGGTCTGTGCGGAGTGCGGGAAGGTCACGGAGACGGTGACGGCCATCGACCTCGACGCGGAGACCGTCGACTACGTCTGTACCGACATGGACGCCGGCGGCAACACCATCGAGGGGTGCGGCCACGAGGGCACCGCGACGTTCCGCGAGGGGAAGCTCCCGTGGCGGCTGGAGTGGCCCGCCCAGTGGGGCGTCCTCGGCGTCGACTTCGAGCCGTTCGGGAAGGACCACGCGGAGGGGTCGTGGCCCTCCGGAGTCGACGTCTCCCGGAACGTGTTCGACGCGGAACCGCCCGTCCCGATGGTGTACGAGTGGTTCACGCTCGACGGCGAGGCGTTCTCCTCCTCCGAGGGCAACGTCGTCACGGTTCAGGAGCTGCTGGAGCTGATCGAGCCCGAGGTGTTGCGCTACTTCTTCGCGCTCCACCCGAAGAAGGCCCGCGACCTGAGCGTCGAGCGGCTCGACCAGCTGGTCGACCGGTTCGACCGGTTCGAGCGCGCCTACTTCGGCGAGGTGGACGACCCCGACCTCACCGCCTTCGCGGAGCGCGCGTACCCGTTCGTCGTCGGCCGGCCCGACGACCCGCCGACGGAGAAGCCGATCCGGCTCCCGTACACGTTCGCGGCGGTCCTCGGGATGGTGGACGACCCCGAGTTCCGCGAGCGCCTCGCCCGCGACGAGGGGCACATCCCCGACGACGCCGACGCCGACGCGGTCGACGCCGCGCTCGCCCGCGTGGAGCAGGCCCGGAACTGGGCCGAGCGGACGGAAAACGAGTACGACTACCGGCTCCAGGCCGACCTCCCCGCGGTCGAGTTCGACGACGACGTCGCCGCCGCGCTCGACGACCTCGCCGACTTCGTCGCGGCCGGGCACGACGGCGAGGAGATCCAGGAGGCCATGTACGAGACGGCCCGGGACCACGACGTCGAGGTGAGCGACTTCTTCGCGGCGGGCTACCGCCTGTTCTTTGACGACACGCAGGGACCGCGGCTCGGGGAGTTCCTCGGGGAACTGGAGCGCGACTACGTCGTCGACAGGCTCCGACGGGAGGCGTAG
- a CDS encoding HAMP domain-containing sensor histidine kinase produces the protein MKYIPEIIYGRSAAALTAAYLCVGTAVAVAVDLAVALASGSAVGWTPLRLVGDWVLVVGSGAILYGAVTHHRRRAETARRDLETSNQQLQVLSRVFRHNVRNDLNVIQGYTDLLAERIEDDRSRRRLETIRETTDDIVAISEKLRVIEDTSAERPDGRVDLVDAVHEAVGAVDADATAVTVETPSEAWIRADDSVEFPICEVFENAVTHNDGATRRVEATIHENGATTCLEVTDNGPGIPADERAVLQAEEETPLSHASSIGLWLVKWMCETQGGTVRFDADDDGTTVRLRFESATPPATPAR, from the coding sequence ATGAAATATATTCCGGAAATCATCTACGGGCGGTCGGCGGCCGCCCTCACGGCCGCATACCTCTGCGTCGGAACGGCGGTCGCCGTCGCGGTCGACCTCGCGGTCGCGTTGGCGAGCGGCTCCGCCGTCGGGTGGACGCCGCTCCGCCTCGTCGGGGACTGGGTGCTCGTCGTCGGGTCCGGCGCGATTCTCTACGGCGCGGTCACCCACCACCGGCGCCGGGCCGAAACCGCCCGGCGGGACCTCGAAACCTCCAATCAGCAGCTACAGGTTCTGAGCCGCGTGTTCCGTCACAACGTCCGCAACGACCTCAACGTGATTCAGGGGTACACCGACCTCCTGGCCGAGCGGATCGAGGACGACCGGAGCCGGCGACGCTTGGAAACGATCCGCGAGACGACCGACGATATCGTCGCGATAAGCGAGAAACTCCGCGTGATCGAAGACACCTCGGCCGAGCGCCCGGACGGGCGCGTCGACCTCGTCGACGCGGTCCACGAGGCGGTCGGCGCGGTCGACGCCGACGCCACCGCGGTCACGGTCGAGACACCCTCGGAGGCGTGGATCCGCGCGGACGACTCCGTCGAGTTCCCGATCTGCGAGGTGTTCGAGAACGCGGTCACCCACAACGACGGCGCGACGCGGCGCGTGGAGGCGACGATTCACGAGAACGGAGCGACCACCTGCTTGGAGGTGACCGACAACGGACCGGGCATTCCGGCGGACGAGCGCGCGGTGTTGCAGGCCGAAGAGGAGACGCCGCTCTCGCACGCGAGCAGCATCGGGCTGTGGCTCGTCAAGTGGATGTGCGAGACGCAGGGGGGGACCGTCCGGTTCGACGCGGACGACGACGGAACCACGGTCCGGCTTCGGTTCGAGTCCGCGACGCCGCCCGCTACTCCAGCTCGGTGA
- a CDS encoding scaffold protein involved in DNA repair — protein sequence MSEDRSLDDFVPGDGDGGSEAEAADGSDVRDAADADAATATSTWRADGAACDRCGERVRRRWRDGDAFVCADCASW from the coding sequence ATGTCCGAGGACCGCTCGCTCGACGACTTCGTTCCCGGCGACGGGGACGGCGGCTCCGAGGCGGAAGCCGCCGACGGCTCCGACGTGCGAGACGCTGCCGACGCGGACGCCGCGACCGCCACCTCCACGTGGCGCGCCGACGGCGCGGCCTGCGACCGGTGCGGCGAGCGCGTCCGACGGCGCTGGCGCGACGGCGACGCCTTCGTCTGTGCGGACTGCGCCTCGTGGTAA
- a CDS encoding DUF359 domain-containing protein, giving the protein MTDASDPLLTLPESLRDAFKQPLGPVTTDVAALLEAVDETRERHGSPDEDPPQLIAVGDVVTYHLREAGRVPDAALVDGKTEREAVREEIATALDAAAERRIAVENPAAALSRSLLDALAEALAAAEPVTIEVTGEEDLAALPAMLAAPLGSTVVYGQPGEGMVRVAVTPETRREARELFEGLAGDTAAAYEILGVDPDGTDPDATV; this is encoded by the coding sequence ATGACCGACGCATCCGACCCGCTTCTCACGCTGCCCGAATCGCTGCGCGACGCGTTCAAGCAGCCGCTGGGACCGGTGACGACCGACGTCGCCGCGCTTCTGGAGGCCGTCGACGAGACTCGCGAGCGCCACGGTTCGCCGGACGAAGACCCTCCGCAACTGATCGCCGTCGGGGACGTGGTCACCTACCACCTCCGGGAGGCCGGTCGCGTGCCGGACGCCGCGCTGGTCGACGGGAAGACGGAACGCGAGGCGGTCCGCGAGGAGATAGCGACCGCGCTCGACGCCGCGGCGGAGCGGCGGATCGCGGTCGAGAACCCGGCGGCGGCGCTGTCGCGGTCCCTGCTTGACGCGCTCGCGGAGGCGCTCGCGGCCGCCGAGCCGGTGACGATCGAGGTGACCGGCGAGGAGGACCTGGCGGCGCTGCCGGCGATGCTCGCGGCCCCGCTCGGGTCGACCGTGGTCTACGGCCAGCCCGGCGAGGGGATGGTCCGCGTCGCGGTCACGCCCGAGACCCGACGGGAGGCCCGAGAGCTGTTCGAGGGGTTGGCGGGCGACACCGCGGCCGCCTACGAGATCCTCGGCGTCGACCCGGACGGGACCGATCCGGACGCAACGGTCTAG
- a CDS encoding site-2 protease family protein, which translates to MPEHEDAATAGDGAPRPEPLRTFFRIDEVRREDGRVRYRGESYVPERTLLRKLTPHFREAGYEVDIETVEGGHVVVATPFDRGRDGIPWVNLAMFAATVLSTLFVGAYGWYYVPLAEIQSNPLTLLQAWPFTAAVLGVLMTHELGHYAAGRYHGVPVSLPYVIPFIFPFGTLGAVIRIRGRMPSRKVLFDIGAAGPIAGLFATVVVTVVGLSLDPIRVPAELANASGPMIRFNNPPLLDLIAGVLGQPTSYGDPRLTAHPVVIGGWVGMFFTLLNLLPVGQLDGGHMVRAMLGPRQETVAALVPGVLFGIAAYLHFWRGLGLNESVGLWAFWGVFAAVIAFNGPADPTDDRGLGVLRLAVGFVTFAVGALCFLLVPIQVIGA; encoded by the coding sequence ATGCCAGAACACGAGGACGCGGCGACGGCCGGCGACGGCGCGCCGCGTCCGGAGCCGCTCCGGACGTTCTTCCGGATCGACGAGGTCCGCCGCGAGGACGGCCGCGTGCGGTACCGCGGCGAGTCGTACGTCCCGGAGCGGACGCTGTTACGGAAGCTGACACCGCACTTCCGGGAGGCGGGCTACGAGGTCGACATCGAGACCGTCGAGGGCGGCCACGTCGTCGTGGCGACCCCCTTCGACCGCGGCCGCGACGGGATCCCGTGGGTGAACCTCGCCATGTTCGCGGCCACCGTGCTGTCGACGCTGTTCGTCGGCGCGTACGGCTGGTACTACGTCCCGCTCGCGGAGATTCAGTCGAACCCGCTGACGCTGCTTCAGGCGTGGCCGTTCACCGCCGCCGTCCTCGGCGTGTTAATGACCCACGAGCTCGGCCACTACGCCGCCGGGCGCTACCACGGCGTCCCCGTCTCGCTGCCGTACGTCATCCCTTTCATTTTCCCGTTCGGGACGCTCGGCGCGGTGATCCGCATCCGCGGCCGGATGCCCTCCCGGAAGGTCCTCTTCGACATCGGCGCGGCCGGACCGATCGCGGGGTTGTTCGCGACGGTCGTGGTGACCGTCGTCGGCCTCTCCTTGGACCCGATCCGGGTGCCGGCGGAGCTGGCGAACGCCTCGGGACCGATGATCCGGTTCAACAACCCGCCGCTGCTGGACCTCATCGCGGGCGTCCTCGGCCAGCCGACGAGCTACGGCGACCCGCGGCTCACCGCCCACCCGGTCGTGATCGGCGGCTGGGTGGGGATGTTCTTCACCCTCCTGAACCTCCTCCCGGTGGGCCAGCTCGACGGCGGCCACATGGTCCGCGCGATGCTCGGGCCGCGGCAGGAGACCGTGGCGGCGCTCGTCCCGGGCGTGCTGTTCGGAATCGCCGCGTACCTCCACTTCTGGCGGGGGCTCGGGCTGAACGAGTCCGTCGGGCTGTGGGCGTTCTGGGGCGTGTTCGCGGCGGTGATCGCGTTCAACGGTCCGGCGGACCCGACCGACGATCGAGGGCTCGGAGTCCTGCGGCTCGCGGTCGGCTTCGTCACGTTCGCCGTCGGCGCGCTCTGTTTCCTCTTGGTTCCGATCCAAGTCATCGGGGCGTGA
- the pyrH gene encoding UMP kinase, with translation MRVVVSVGGSVLAPDLDPERVAAYAEAIERLAADGCEVGVVVGGGGVAREYIETAREIGANEVELDRLGIGTTRLNARLLIAALGDRANLAPATDDEEASAALRRGEVAVMGGVTPGQTTDAVAAAFAESVGADLLVYATSADGVYDADPNADPDATQFAELSPSELVEVVLPMSRDAGASAPVDLLAAKLIDRAGIRSIVLDGTDPTAVVDAVLRGDHTGTDVVPVDGDEPVYWREER, from the coding sequence ATGAGAGTCGTCGTTTCTGTCGGCGGAAGCGTGCTCGCGCCGGACCTCGACCCCGAGCGCGTGGCCGCGTACGCCGAGGCGATCGAACGGCTGGCGGCCGACGGCTGCGAGGTGGGGGTCGTCGTCGGCGGGGGCGGCGTCGCCCGCGAGTACATCGAGACGGCCCGGGAGATCGGGGCCAACGAGGTCGAACTCGACCGGCTCGGCATCGGAACCACCCGGCTCAACGCGCGGCTGCTGATCGCCGCGCTCGGGGACCGGGCGAACCTCGCGCCCGCGACCGACGACGAGGAGGCGAGCGCGGCGCTCCGGCGCGGCGAGGTCGCGGTGATGGGCGGCGTCACGCCCGGGCAGACGACCGACGCGGTCGCGGCCGCGTTCGCGGAGTCGGTGGGCGCCGACCTGCTCGTGTACGCCACGAGCGCCGACGGCGTGTACGACGCCGACCCCAACGCCGACCCTGACGCGACCCAGTTCGCGGAGCTGTCGCCGTCCGAACTCGTCGAGGTCGTCCTCCCGATGAGCCGCGACGCGGGCGCGTCCGCGCCCGTCGACCTGCTCGCGGCGAAGCTGATCGACCGGGCCGGGATCCGGTCGATCGTGTTAGACGGGACCGACCCGACCGCCGTCGTCGACGCCGTGCTGCGCGGCGACCACACGGGGACCGACGTGGTCCCGGTCGACGGCGACGAACCGGTCTACTGGAGGGAGGAGCGATGA